The segment ATCCAAAAGCTCTCCCACCGAAGACCATGCCAATTGTGGTCTGTTTCTGATTTCCCACTCTAGAATTGCAAAATGGCTATCCACATAGCCGCTCTTTAATTTATCTTTATATGGGCCTCTTAAAAGCCAATCCGGTTGTCCTTTCAATAAGCCATTCAAAACTCTCAACTGAGCAACGCCAGACTTTTTTGAATTCACCCCGTTCAATTCACAATCGTACTGAACTGAAAGTATCCAGGGTCTCAAAATTTTATTAGAGGCATAAGCCGCCTTGCCTTGTGACTGACAAGCACTGAAATTTCTTGTGATTTGGGAATTCTTAAGCTGTGCCAATGATTTGTATGCGGGCTTAAGATCTTTCGCTTTTTTATCAAAAATCCAACGTGTTTGCGGAACTTCTTTTTGAAAATTCATTTGCACTGGCTGAAGACTTGCCATCACGTTGCTCGATAAAAAGACAACTGCTATTCCTAGACTTATGGATTTCGTAAAACTAAATTTCACCACGTACCTCTCTGGTCTCAATACTTGCTATGGCAAGTCCTACTTTTTTTGATCCTAACTATTCTTTTGATAGATTTCTATAGCACGAGTCAAATAACCTTTTAAAGATTTGATTTCCTCTTTAAACCTCTTGTCATTAGCAATTGGCCCTACAATTTCTTCCGGAGCAAAGCCCAATGTCTCAAAATATTTTAAACTCTGTCTAAATTTATCATCTAAAACTCTCAAAACACTTGGGGGCAATTTTTCAATCAATTGGTCAATTTGATGTGTATCTTGATCCATCGTCATTTCACTGAGCAGGAAGTCCACCAAGTTCACCACGGATACGCCCGCTTCTCTGAATTTTTTATCGCTCTGAAGTTTTGAGACTCCATTCATACGCTTGCTCATTTCTTGAACAAGCACAATTCTTTTCTCACCAACTCTAATCTCTTTGATATAAAGCCCCATCAAAGCTAACGCCGTAAGTACAGTGACTATCATCCAAATTTTATTCCACATTTCTTGTGTCATTGTGAATGAAGATTCTTTGTAAACCAAATTTGGCAAAGTGATTTTTACTTTTTCTTGAGACTGAGTCATGAATCCCTGATCACCACCCGATGGCAGTTGATTTTTACCCGCCACAACTTTGAGTGGAATTGGCTGAGTCGTTCTCTTTTCAAATTGACGAGTGTTAGGATTAAAAAAACTCACGCTCAGACCCGGAATAGTAAGTTCCCCGGTTTTTCTTGGAATCAACAGAATTTCAAATTCTTTAAAACTTGATCCATCAGTTGAAAATTTTGAATCACTCTTTGTATCATATTGCTCAAATCCTTCAGGCAAATTTAAAGCTGGAATCTCAATTTGCTTGGCGTTTCCTTTGCCTTCAAATCTCACTTTGAAGGTGAAAGGTTCATTTGCTGCCACAGTTGTTTTGTCTACAGAACCCTTGATATCAAATGTTCCAACTGCACCAGAATAATCCGTAGGCTGACCTTGAGATGGCACCGGCAACACTTCAATTTTTACTGGAGGATTTACTTTGGTGAAAGTATAGGGCTTTCCAAATACACCAAAAGCACTCGACATGATTGCTGTTGCCCTTAATTTGTAAGAATCAATTGTTGCAGTTCCTGGCTTAATTGGAAAGAGAGCGTAGGAAACGAGCAATGCTTTTTTATATGGCAAACCATTGATCACTACGTTTGTAAAATTCAATCTCGTAGCAATCTCGATATCTTCTTTCCAAAAGCTTTTTAGATCTGGATATTTCATCGGTTCAAAGTTTGTTAAATTGTTTTGCGTATAGAGATACCAGGTCGCTGTGATTTGCTCTCCGGCGTAAACTTTTTGCTTATCCACTTCTACACGAATAAAAAATGCTTCATCAGGATTGATATTCGATGGAGCTTGCTGAGCTTTAGGAATTGTCCTTTGCAACAACTGACTGAAGATCGCATCGGCTTCGTCCATGGCGTCTTGCGCATCATCTTCTCCGTAGTTTGGCTGAGGCGCCTGCGGTTGTGATGGCCTTACGTTACCAGCACTCTTCATTACTTTTAGATTTATAGAATTACTTCTTAAGGTATTTTGACCCACAACCACTTCCGCCGGCGTGATGGTGAACTCTCCAGGAGCTTGCGGCACCAGTCGATAATTAAAAATCTGACGTCTAACAAAACTGAACTTTCCATTTACGAATTCACTACGCGATTCCACCTGAGACCCACGATCAACGAGATTAAATCCACTGATATCCGGTAGCCTTGGCTCACCCACTCCACCACTTTCAGAGCTAGATACAATAATGGAATAGAGAAACGATTGCCCCATCACGATTTGGACTTCGCCATTCGCCTGGCCGTTGATTGTGGCAATCACTTCGTCTTTGGCTTCTACTTTAAGGCCTGTGAAAAGAGAAAATAATAATATTAAAGTACTTAAAGCTCCACTACCAATCTTTACCATTTGGAGTCTCCTTGCTTTTTTTATCATTCATTTTGGCGCGAATTTGTTCTTCTTGCCTTTTTAATTCATCTAAAATTCTTCTGACATCTTGCTCACTCAAATCCTGACTTTTGAAAGGCTTTGGAGCTTTTTTCTTGTTTTGGTCCTGCTTTTGTTGATCAGGTTCTTTTGGTTGCTGCTGCTGCTTTTGATCTTGCTTGTTCTGTTCATCTGATTTTTGCTCCTTATCAGAATCATTTCCCCCGCCACCATTGCCCTGGAACAATAATTCAATATTGTTTTTTACTTCTTCTGATTCGGGGCGAATATCCAAAGCCGCCTGATAATATTTTAAGGCACTTGGAATATTCTTTTGCTCTCCATAAACTCTTGCGGCGTTAAATAAGGATTGAAATTTCAAATTTTGATCTTCAGTAGAATTAGCTGTTGATAAATATTCTTTGATCGCTTTTTCTGGTTCCTTGGAATTCTCATGAACAACGCCCAAGTTATAATGAAGAGCTCCAGCCTTTGGATAATTCACCACTTCTTTTTCAAGCTGGATTTTACTATCTATAAGTTTCTCATCTGCAAACATCCCCACAGCCTTGTTATTCTTGTAAACCAACGAAGGATTTTCCGCAAAAGCACCACTCAAGAGTAACAGTAATGAAATTATCATTTTGGTTTCCTCTCCGTGATATTTTTACGTTCCGTCATCAACATCTCGATCATCAAAAGAATAAAAGCAATAAACAATGGAATTTGAAATCTCTCGTCATACTTTTTCATAAAGTCGCTTTCAAATTCCGATTTTTCTAATTTCCCAAGATCTGCTTCCAATTGCCTTACTTCATCACCAGTAAACGAAGCATGATAATAGGCACCCTTGCCCTCTGAAGCCAATTGTCTCAAGAAATCAGTGTTGACCTTAGACATAACAATTTGACCTTCAGAATTTTTTTTGTAGCCCTTCAATTGACCAAAATCATCTCTTGCTGGAATGGGCGCGCCTTGCGCCGTTCCCGCACCAATCGTGAAGATACGCACACCTTTACTTACAAGGTCTTTGGCTTGTTTCAAAGTGTCATCGTCATGGTCTTCACCATCGGAAATAAATACTATCACTTTTGTAACTTTAGTGAGCTCGTCTTCTTCAATTCCACCGCGCTTGAAAGAATCCAGGGCTGCTTTAATCACGGACCCAAAATTTGTTCCTTGATTACTGATGGAGTTCGGGTTGATCGTTTCTAAAAACATCTTCAACGCTGAATAATCAGTGGTCAGTGGGGACATGAGTGCGGCACTTCCCGCAAAACCAATCAATCCCACTTTATATCCATTCACGCGATCCAAAAGCTTGGTAATAATGTTCTTTGAAACTTCTAGACGGTTCGGCTTTAAATCTTCAGCCATCATGGAGTTAGAAATATCGAGTGCAAAAATAATCTCAATCCCTTCCATTTTAACTTGTTCCGTTGACTCTCCTAATTGCGGACGGGCAAGAGAAATCACAATGAATACGACCGCGAGAATTTCAAGAATAAATTTTATATTGCGCTTTCTTTTAGAAAGAAAGCCAGTCAAAGAATCATAAATCTCTGCCTTGAATAGTTTTTTAATTTTATCCGAGCGAATTTTGAAAGCCAAGAAGGCCAAAACAATCAGCACCGGTATTGCTGCCAAATAGTATAAATAAATCATATCTTGAAAACGGAACATCTACGGCCCCCTTCTCAAAAGTGTAAGCCTTAAGAAAAGACTTGCCACCAATAGATAAAAGGCCCACTTCAAATAAGTTTGGTAGAGCTCTGTATATCTTGTGAATTTATTCACTTCAATTTTTGTTTTTTCTAAACGGTCAATGTCTTGGAAAACTTTTTGCAAAGCCCCTGTGCTACCTGCGCGGTAGTATTTTCCACCCGTTTCACTCGCCAATCTCCCTAAAAGATCGTCATTTACTTTCGAGTGGATCGGCTGGTATGTTTTTATAGTTCTACCAAATGGATCGGTCATCGTCACCGGAAGCTGGGCTTCTCCATCTACGCCGGCACCAATAGAATAAATTTTAATTCCGTAGCCTTTGGCAATGTCTAGAGATGTTTCTGGATCAATGGTTCCAGAGTTATTTTCGCCGTCCGTTAAAAGAATAATTACCCGACTCTTCGCCGTAGAATCTTTTAATCTTGCAACAGCATTGGCCAGCGCCACACCAATCGCGGTTCCCATCTTGATGGATCTGGTGGGCTCAACTTTTCTTAAGCTTTCTAATAGAATAGGATAATCAAGGGTCAGCGGCACTCTGGTGTAGGATTCACCAGAAAAAACCACTAGGCCAATACGGTCAGAAACTCTTTTCTTAATGAAATCTTCAATTGTTTTTTTAGAAGATTCCATACGGTTCACCGGCTGCATGTCTTCAATCAACATACTGTCCGAGATATCTAAGGTCATCATGATGTCAATACCTTCAACATTTCTTTTTACTTTTGTATCAGAAACTTGAGGTCTCGCCAATGCAAACACCAAACAGATCAATGCTAAAATTTTTAATAATAATGGCAAACCAGAAAGGTAAGATCTTATCCCTCGAGGAAGCCTTGCAATCTGTCCAAGGCTTGAAAATTTTAACGTCGGTTTTTTCTTGGCTAAGTATAAAACGTAATAACCAATATAGAGCAAAATCAAAATCAGTAATGAAAAAGCCCAAGGATTATGCCAGGTCATGCACGCCCTCTCTTTTTCTGAGAAAGGGCTTCATCGATAATCTCGGTTAACTTTTGCGCGCGATCCATCAAATACAATCCATCAGATTTTTTGATGTCACTTTTTGTTTTAGCAAATTCAGAAAAATATTTTTTTATATCGTCGCCATGATCACGATAAATTTTTGGATATTTTTTTTTGATTTCGCCTAAGATCTGACGAATTCCCCAGATGTGCGCAGGGATATGCAAGCTTCGACTTAAAAATATTTTTAAATCTTTATCAATTTGATCCGCAAATCCCCTAGGAGAAATGTGCTCCACTTCCAACGCTTTTTCCATTCTGCGGACGGACTTAAAAAAACTATCTAAAGGACTCAAGGCCGCTTCTAAGTTTTTTAGATCATCAAAAGCTTTTTTGCGGTTCTTAATTTTCTTAAACTGCAAGTATGGAAGTGCAATTGTATTTACGATCACTGCCACCAGCAAAATCCAAAACCATATTGGATAAGAAAGTTCCCACATAGGAAAAGAGCCCACCGGCTGCGGAGGATTTGTTGGGTCCTGCTTCAAAACACTTTTCAAGGACCAATCAAATCCCGTGAGCGTCACTTTATTTTTTCCATCGTACATGACCACTTGATCTGATTTATGATCTCCAGTTCTATAACTAGTTACTATAAATTCAGATTTGTCTGGCATATAAGTTTGAACTTGCAACAACGTGAGCGAAGGAATTTCGTCCGTGAGCTGAGGATCTTTAATCTGTAAAGAATCTTGCGCAATTCCCTCTGTTGCCCCTTCACAAGATAGAGCGAGCTTCTCGCCCACCGTAATCTCAGCATTTTTCGAAAGCTTACAATTCCACTGGCTCATTTGCGAGACCTCATTTTGAAATAGGAAATGAGCGGATCTACAAAATCATTATTGGTTTGAACAACAATTTTTCCAACACCAGATTTTCTCAGCTCTTGGTCTCTGAGTTTTTTACTTTCGATACTTTTCTCTTTGTAATGTTTTTTAAATAGCGGACTAGATGTATCTACCGCGATGATTTGATCTGTTTCAGAATCTTGCATTTCTACTAAACCCATTGAAGGCAATTCATTTTCAAATTGATCTTCAACAACGACCGCAACCGTATCGTGCTTCTTACCCAAAAACCTCAGTGAACGTTCGTAGTTCGTGTCGATAAAGTCTGAGAATATAAATATATTTGTTTTTTTATTCAGCACTGCTCGCAGATGTTCCATCGCTTCTGAAATTTTTGTTTTCTTACTGCGAGGTTCAAAGAATAAAATATCTCTGAGGATTCTGTGCACATGACCACGGCCTTTCTTAGGAGGAACGTAATGCTCGACTGTATCCGAGAAAAGCAAGAGACCAATTCTATCGTTATTCTTCACCGCACTAAAACTCAAGAGCGCAGCCAATTGAGCAATTACATCTTTTTTTAAGTAATACTTAGAACCAAACTCTCCGGATCCACTCACATCCACAGCAATCATCAACGTGAGTTCGCGCTCTTCATCATATTTTTTTATGTATGGCTTATCGGCTCGTGCCGTGAGAGTCCAAGAGATGTGTCGCACATCATCGCCCGGAACATACTCTCTGAAATCAGAAAAAGTCATACCCTGGCCTTTAAAAGCAGAATGGTACTCTCCTGCAAAAAGAGAGTTCACTAGCTTTCTTGTTTGAATTTCAAGAAGCTTAACTTTTTTTAAAAGCTCAGGACTGAGTTCCATGAATTATGGCACCTCAATGTGATTTAAAACCTCATTGATAACTTGATCTGTTGATACTTCTTCGGCCTCGGCTTCATAAGTTAAAATGATTCTATGTCGAAGAACCAAGTAAGCAATGGCTTTCACGTCATCCGCCGTCACGTAACCCCGACCCTTTAGGAAAGCATGAGCTCTCGATGCTTTTGCAAGAGAGATTGTTGCTCTAGGAGAACCACCCACTTGCACTAAACTTTCAAGCCTCCTCAACCCCATGGCGCTCGGCTGCCTAGTCGCAAAAATAATTTCAACAATGTAGTTTTTAATTTTTGCATCAATGTAAATTTCATTGATTAATTTTCTCACTCTTAAAATATCATCTTTGCCCATCATCGCATTCACTTTGGGAATTGCATCAGTTGAAAGATTTTCTAAAATCGTAAGTTCTTCTTGGCGATTCGGATACTTCACCACCGTCTTGAACATAAATCTATCCATCTGCGCTTCTGGAAGTGGATATGTGCCTTCTTGTTCAATCGGGTTCTGAGTTGCCAAAACCAAAAATGGCATTTCGAGAGGATAGGTAGTATCCCCAATAGTCACTTGCTTTTCCGCCATCGCTTCAAGCAAAGCACTTTGAACTTTTGCAGGAGCACGGTTGATCTCATCGGCCAAAACTATATTTGTAAAAATCGGACCTTTTTTTGAAGTGAACTCATTTGTCTTTTGATTATAAATCATCGTCCCCACAAGATCTGAAGGGAGCAGATCGGGAGTGAACTGAATTCTTTGGAATCCCAGCGAAGTGGCCTTGGCAAAAGTTGAGATCGCCAAAGTTTTTGCCAATCCCGGAAGGCCTTCCAGCAAGACGTGTCCACCGGTGAGTAGGCCCATCATAATACTTTCAGCCATTTCTTTTTGTCCGATAACAACTTTAGAAACTTCTTGAAGCACGGATTTTATGTATGGATTTTCTTTTTCAATATCACGATTCAATTGTTCGATTTGCATGTCCCTTGTTCTCCCTAATGATGTGCTCTAATAGGATAGATTTTTAGAAGCTAGGGACCAACAAAAATGTGATGCATTACGAGTACTTTACGCAATTGGTCAGAGATGCTGCGTTCACAGCTAGATGCAATGGTTAGTAATGCTTTAAGTTAACAGGCGACTACAAGGCCGATACAAATGTGTTTTTTAAAAAGACTTGTATCGGCCGCGTAAGTTATAAGAATATAAAGTAAGTTTTGAGGAATTTAAATTCATTTCGCCTGTTAACTTAAAGCATTATTAACCACTGAAGGAGTCGAATGTTTATACATCATCGGGGATGGATCTTCTTAGGAATAGTTTCTTTTCTATTTCTAATTGCTGGGCAAGCTTTATTCGGAAGACAAGGCCTTCTTATGGGCTTTCTTGCTGCCAGTGCTCTTAACTTTTATATTTATTTTGTATCTGAAAAAATGATCTTTAATTTTTTCAAGGCAGAGGCCCTGACAGGACAAGACTCTTGGGGCGTGACCTCTTCTCTAGTCAAGGCAGCAGAGAATTTTCATAGCTTTCCCCCGCAAGTTTACATCACAAAAATTGATTCTCCTCTAATTTTTTGCACATCGCGTGGATGGGGAAAATCAAAAATCATTCTTTCCGAAGCTCTTCTCAACAAGCTCACTAAAGAAGAAATCCAAGATTTATTAATGATTCACATGCTATACCTTTTATCTTTAAGCGCTTTCTTTATTGGATTTAGAG is part of the Bdellovibrionota bacterium genome and harbors:
- a CDS encoding BatD family protein, whose product is MVKIGSGALSTLILLFSLFTGLKVEAKDEVIATINGQANGEVQIVMGQSFLYSIIVSSSESGGVGEPRLPDISGFNLVDRGSQVESRSEFVNGKFSFVRRQIFNYRLVPQAPGEFTITPAEVVVGQNTLRSNSINLKVMKSAGNVRPSQPQAPQPNYGEDDAQDAMDEADAIFSQLLQRTIPKAQQAPSNINPDEAFFIRVEVDKQKVYAGEQITATWYLYTQNNLTNFEPMKYPDLKSFWKEDIEIATRLNFTNVVINGLPYKKALLVSYALFPIKPGTATIDSYKLRATAIMSSAFGVFGKPYTFTKVNPPVKIEVLPVPSQGQPTDYSGAVGTFDIKGSVDKTTVAANEPFTFKVRFEGKGNAKQIEIPALNLPEGFEQYDTKSDSKFSTDGSSFKEFEILLIPRKTGELTIPGLSVSFFNPNTRQFEKRTTQPIPLKVVAGKNQLPSGGDQGFMTQSQEKVKITLPNLVYKESSFTMTQEMWNKIWMIVTVLTALALMGLYIKEIRVGEKRIVLVQEMSKRMNGVSKLQSDKKFREAGVSVVNLVDFLLSEMTMDQDTHQIDQLIEKLPPSVLRVLDDKFRQSLKYFETLGFAPEEIVGPIANDKRFKEEIKSLKGYLTRAIEIYQKNS
- a CDS encoding tetratricopeptide repeat protein; translated protein: MIISLLLLLSGAFAENPSLVYKNNKAVGMFADEKLIDSKIQLEKEVVNYPKAGALHYNLGVVHENSKEPEKAIKEYLSTANSTEDQNLKFQSLFNAARVYGEQKNIPSALKYYQAALDIRPESEEVKNNIELLFQGNGGGGNDSDKEQKSDEQNKQDQKQQQQPKEPDQQKQDQNKKKAPKPFKSQDLSEQDVRRILDELKRQEEQIRAKMNDKKSKETPNGKDW
- a CDS encoding VWA domain-containing protein; its protein translation is MFRFQDMIYLYYLAAIPVLIVLAFLAFKIRSDKIKKLFKAEIYDSLTGFLSKRKRNIKFILEILAVVFIVISLARPQLGESTEQVKMEGIEIIFALDISNSMMAEDLKPNRLEVSKNIITKLLDRVNGYKVGLIGFAGSAALMSPLTTDYSALKMFLETINPNSISNQGTNFGSVIKAALDSFKRGGIEEDELTKVTKVIVFISDGEDHDDDTLKQAKDLVSKGVRIFTIGAGTAQGAPIPARDDFGQLKGYKKNSEGQIVMSKVNTDFLRQLASEGKGAYYHASFTGDEVRQLEADLGKLEKSEFESDFMKKYDERFQIPLFIAFILLMIEMLMTERKNITERKPK
- a CDS encoding VWA domain-containing protein gives rise to the protein MTWHNPWAFSLLILILLYIGYYVLYLAKKKPTLKFSSLGQIARLPRGIRSYLSGLPLLLKILALICLVFALARPQVSDTKVKRNVEGIDIMMTLDISDSMLIEDMQPVNRMESSKKTIEDFIKKRVSDRIGLVVFSGESYTRVPLTLDYPILLESLRKVEPTRSIKMGTAIGVALANAVARLKDSTAKSRVIILLTDGENNSGTIDPETSLDIAKGYGIKIYSIGAGVDGEAQLPVTMTDPFGRTIKTYQPIHSKVNDDLLGRLASETGGKYYRAGSTGALQKVFQDIDRLEKTKIEVNKFTRYTELYQTYLKWAFYLLVASLFLRLTLLRRGP
- a CDS encoding DUF58 domain-containing protein, giving the protein MELSPELLKKVKLLEIQTRKLVNSLFAGEYHSAFKGQGMTFSDFREYVPGDDVRHISWTLTARADKPYIKKYDEERELTLMIAVDVSGSGEFGSKYYLKKDVIAQLAALLSFSAVKNNDRIGLLLFSDTVEHYVPPKKGRGHVHRILRDILFFEPRSKKTKISEAMEHLRAVLNKKTNIFIFSDFIDTNYERSLRFLGKKHDTVAVVVEDQFENELPSMGLVEMQDSETDQIIAVDTSSPLFKKHYKEKSIESKKLRDQELRKSGVGKIVVQTNNDFVDPLISYFKMRSRK
- a CDS encoding MoxR family ATPase, which codes for MQIEQLNRDIEKENPYIKSVLQEVSKVVIGQKEMAESIMMGLLTGGHVLLEGLPGLAKTLAISTFAKATSLGFQRIQFTPDLLPSDLVGTMIYNQKTNEFTSKKGPIFTNIVLADEINRAPAKVQSALLEAMAEKQVTIGDTTYPLEMPFLVLATQNPIEQEGTYPLPEAQMDRFMFKTVVKYPNRQEELTILENLSTDAIPKVNAMMGKDDILRVRKLINEIYIDAKIKNYIVEIIFATRQPSAMGLRRLESLVQVGGSPRATISLAKASRAHAFLKGRGYVTADDVKAIAYLVLRHRIILTYEAEAEEVSTDQVINEVLNHIEVP